Proteins encoded together in one Marmota flaviventris isolate mMarFla1 chromosome Y, mMarFla1.hap1, whole genome shotgun sequence window:
- the LOC139703527 gene encoding uncharacterized protein CXorf51A-like, giving the protein MAKATKKSQKPNADMAQSTSSMKERKNMKTSYHHSRCGRGSKILKSTNKGKKTLQNNSSKRDSEKPSTSLKKSKKTKGTILFVHYHRLNEKLNREPEMENTPETSSISSDDLDSK; this is encoded by the exons ATGGCTAAGGCaaccaagaaatcacagaagcctAATGCAGATATGGCCCAGTCAACATCatcgatgaaagaaagaaagaatatgaagactTCCTATCATCACTCCAGATGCGGAAGAGGCAGCAAG ATACTAAAGTCCACCAATAAGGgtaaaaaaacacttcaaaataattcaagcaaaagagactcagaaaagccttccacatctctgaaaaaatctaagaaaactaaaggaaCAATACTCTTTGTTCATTATCATCggctaaatgaaaaactgaatagagagccagaaatggaaaatacccCAGAAACCTCCAGCATTTCAAGTGATGATCTGGACAGCAAGTAA